The genome window TAAAATCAGGGTCAAGCTCAACAATTCTTGCAAAATTAGAATATCCACTACCAAAATCATCAATGGCAATTTTTACCCCTGCAGCTTTCACATTTTTTATAAATTCTTTAACTTCCTCATAATTATTAATACTTTCACTTTCTAAAATTTCAAATGTTAATCTCTGTGCTATTTCAGGATATTTATCAAGCATAGCATATATATAATTTCTTATTTCTTTATCTGTAATATCCTCTGCAGAAAGATTTATAGAAAATAGGTCGGTAGTATCTTTAAATTTATTAAAAGCATGATTGATAACTCGTTGGGTAATCTGTTCATAATATTTTGAGTCCCGTGCAACAGACAAAAATTCTCCAGGATATACTATATTGCCATTCTGGTCTTTAATTCTGACCAGACACTCGTATTTTACAACATTCATCGTTTTGTTATCTATTATTGGCTGATAAACGAGAAATACTTTATCGTTTTGAAGAGCATATTTAACCTTATCTACCAGATTAAGGTTCCTCTGGATATGCTTATAAAGTCCCATATTTCTGTTGTAGATTAAGTATTTTTTTCTGTTTAATTTTGCATATTTAAGAACCATATCTGCTGTCTCAAGAAGAGGATACATATACGAAACTCCTGCAGAAACGTTAATAGAAATTTCAAGTAGTATTACTCTGTTTCTTTTTTTAACTTTCAGTAAAAATGTATTATTCTCAATATCTTTAATTAGCTCTTCTACTATTTTTTTTGTTTCTTTTCTTCTATCTTCATACAGTAAACCAAAATCATCTGCACCTAATCTGAAAACTTCTGCATTTATTTTTAGGGATTTTTCCTCTATAAACCTTCCAAGTTCAATAAGTAATTGGTCTCCTACCGCTGACCCATAAAGGTCATTTATATGCTTGAAATTATCTATATTCACCAATACAAAAGTAGGTTTTTGATATTTTTCTAATCTCTCAAAAAAGGCTTTTCTATTAGGTAATCCGGTTAAATCATCTGTCACTAATCGTTGACGTAAATCTTCTTTTAATACCTTTAAAGTCTCATTGCTAATATCTAATTTTACAAGTAATAGAGCCAGATAAATCAATACAGAAAGAAAAATTACCCCTATTCCAAAATTAAATGTGATTATCTCATTTACCTCTTTCTGACTTTCTTTTATAAAATTCTTCCTTATCTTTGAAAGAAGATTTAAATCCTCTTTATTATTTATCAATTTTCTAAATTCTTTCTGATACCACTCAAAATTCTTCAGAATAACCCCCAGATGAAGTAAAAATGTTTCGTGGAATTTTTGAAGTTTTTCGTTATCCTCCACATTATAGTTTTTCAGTATTTCATAATATATCTTCAAATCTGAAAGAAAATTGGTATCCATACTATTCTGAAGAAGGAATATCGTAGAAACAGCTTTATCAATAAGAAGATAGTAAGACATATCAATATTAGAATTTAATTGTAAATATTTTAAGGATAGTTCTGGAATGTATATCTGCGAATTTTTTATTGCAGAATTTACTATCTCAAATCTATAAATTTCTTCTTCTTTTTGATAAATCCTTCTTTCATATTCCTTAACAAGTTTATAAGTGTTCTCATGAATTTTCTCTCTTATATGGCCTTTTTTGAGTTTTTCTATAATTTTCTTAATTTCTTGAATAGGCTCGTGAATTCTACCGTAATCATAGTAGAGAAAAAATTTACTTTTAAGGATTTCACTCTCTAATTTAAATTCGTTTTTTTCTAATCTTTTTAAACTAAGTAGTATTTGAGAGGTTGTCTTTGTATAGTTTAGTGTATTCTGGGATGAATACAAAAATGCAGCAGTCACCACGACTGCAAGAAAAAGGATAAAATATATTCTTCTCACTTACGTTCCTCTGTGAGAATTGGAGGAAGTTCTCCCTTCAATGTTTCTAAAAAAGCAATTATTTTTTCTATTTCTTCATCGGTAATATCTATCCCAAGATTATAGCGTGCCATCAGGCTGATAGTTTTTTTTAAATCTGCAACACTACCATCATGAAAATATGGATAAGTACATGTTATATTCCTTAGGGTAGGAACTTTATAAACATTTTTGTCCTCTTCTCTTTTGGTAATCTGGTATCTATCAGGGTTTGTTGGTTTCCAATTATACGGAACTACTATACCTAATTTTTGGAATGAATTTCCCCCGAGATTTACTCCATTATGACAGGAAATACATCCCAGTTTTTTAAATAGTTTAAATCCTTCCTCTTCTTCTGGAGAAAGTCTAACTAAACCTTGAAGATACCTATCAAATTTACTATTTGGTGTTATAAGGGCTTTTTCAAATTCAACTATTGCTTCAGCAAACTGTTCAAAGGTTATTCTGCTTGTGTTATATACTTCTTTGAACTTTTTCCTATAAAACTGGCTATTATTCAGTTTTTTTTCTATTTCTTCTGGAGTAGTATTCATTTCAACAGGATTAGTTATTGGACCCATCAATTGTTCCCGTAAATCAGCGGCTCTCCCATTCCAGAACTGCCGAAAATTAAAAACTGCATTAAAAACTGTAGGTGAGTTAACTGTTCCTTTCCTGCCGGCAAAACCTGTTGATACAGGTTTCTGGTCTGTTCCACATTTTGTATAAAGGTCATGACATGTTGCACAGGATACCTTACCATCTTTTGATAAAGATGGGTCATGGAAAAGAATTTTTCCAAGTTCAGCCTTCGCCCTGTCATATTTTATTGTGGTAGGCAAAGGCTGAACGGCTTCAAAAGCAAACACCGTCTTTAAAAGCAGAATAGATATTACCAGTATTCTTTTCATAAATTCTGGATAATTGCCTGTGTAATTTCTTTTGTGTTAACCCTTTTTGTTCCTGGAGCCCAGATATCTCCTGTTCTGTAGCCTTCTTCCAGCACTTTATCTATAGCCTTTTCAATATCCCTTGCAGCTTCTGGAAGTTTACAGGTTATTTCAAGCATCATTGCTGCAGAAAGTATCATGGCTATTGGGTTTGCTATCCCCTGTCCGGCAATATCAGGTGCAGAACCGTGAACAGGTTCATAAAGGGCATATCTTTCCCCGATACTTGCAGATGGGAGCATTCCCAGTGAACCTGTTAAAGCTCCAGCTTCGTCAGAGAGAATATCTCCAAAAAGGTTTCCGGTAACTATTACATCAAAATCCTTTGGTCTTCTAACAAGTTGCATTGCACAGTTGTCAACATACATATGTTCAAGCTCTACATCCTGATAATCGGCATGAACCTCAGTTACAACCTCTCTCCATACAGCAGACACTTCAAGAACATTTGCTTTATCAACACTTGTAACTTTTTTTCTTCTCATTCTTGCCATCTCAAAGGCAAGCTTTGCAATTCTTTTAATCTCGTGCTCGTAATATATCATTGTGTTATATCCAACTTTTTCACCATTTCTCTCTTCTATTCCCCTTGGCTCTCCAAAATATATTCCACCTGTAAGCTCTCTTATAACAAGAAGGTCAACACCTTTAATAAGAGTTTCTTTCAGTGGGGATGCATCCAGCAATGCTGTGTATGCCTTTCCCGGTCTGAGATTTGCAAACAGGTCTAATTCCTTTCTTATTCTGAGAAGTCCCTTTTCCGGTCTTTTATCTGTAGGCAGGTTATCCCATTTTTCTCCACCTACTGCTGCCAGTAAAACAGCATCGCTTTTTTTAGCAAGCTCAAGGGTTTCTTCTGGAAGGGGATTTCCTGTTGCATCTATTGCAGCTCCCCCTATCAACGCCTCATGGAACTCAAAATTTATTCCGTATTTTTTAGAAATAGCATTTAAAACCTCAATGGCAGACTCCATAATCTCCGGTCCAATACCATCTCCCGGTAAAACAGTAATCTTACAGCTTTTTTTCATAAACTCTAACCTCCTTTTATTTGAATTTTAGACTTAAATCCAGCCATCTACTTGAATGGATAACTGCACCGGTTGATATAAAATCAACTCCAGTTTTTGCATACTCCTCAACATTATCAAGTGTTATATTTCCTGAAACTTCAAGTTTTTTTCTACCCTGATTTATCTCCACAGCCTTTTTTATCTGTTGAATATCCATATTATCAAGCATAATTATATCTGCTTCAGTTTCCAAAGCTTCTTTAAACTCATCAAGGGATGAAACTTCCACCTCTATTTTTACCATAGGTGAAACCTTTGATTTTATCTGTTTTACTGCTTCTGCTATACTTCCTACCAGTGCTATGTGATTATCTTTTATCATTACCATATCATAAAGGGCAAATCTGTGGTTATGCCCTCCGCCAACTCTGACGGCATATTTTTCAAATGCTCTTAAGCCTGGTGTTGTTTTTCTTGTATCAAGAAGTTTAACAGAAGTTCCTTTTAACTTCTGGACATACTTGTTTGTAGTTGTTGCTATTCCTGAAAGTTTTTGGACAAGGTTTAAAAAAACCCTTTCCCCTTTTAAAATTGATTTTCCACTTCCTGAGAGTTTTATGATTTGGTCGCCTTTCTGGAACTTATCTCCATCATTTTTATATTTTTCCATTTTTATATCAGGGTCTAAAACATTAAAAACCTCAAGAGCTATATCAACACCTGCAAGAATACCTTCATCTTTGGCAATTAGAACAGCTTCTACATCCTTAGCCACATCCAGATTATCGGTGGTTAAATCCTGGTATCCTATATCCTCAAGTAAAAATTCTTCTATCTTTTTTCTTACAAATAATCTGTCTAACATATTCAAATCCTAAAATGGTCTGACAATTGCCATTATTACTATTATTATCATCAAAATTGTTGGCACTTCATTGTAAAATCGGAAAAATTTACCTGACTTTGTGCATTCATCATTTTCTAATTTTTTCCTGATAAATGAAAGATGTATAAAATAGGCAATAAGCAGTAAAGCTGCTGTCAGTTTAAGATGTATCCAGCCACCTGTTTTGAACATTTCAGGGTTCATTGCAATCATAGCTATTCCTGTCAGAACTGTTCCCCAGAAGGCCGGAACTCCAATATATTTAAAAAGTTTATACTCCATTACTTTTACTACAGATACAAACTCTTTTTTGTCTTTGTTTTCCACATGGTAAACAAAGAGACGGGGAAGATAAAATAAAACAGCCATCCATGATA of Persephonella sp. IF05-L8 contains these proteins:
- a CDS encoding bifunctional diguanylate cyclase/phosphodiesterase, with the translated sequence MRRIYFILFLAVVVTAAFLYSSQNTLNYTKTTSQILLSLKRLEKNEFKLESEILKSKFFLYYDYGRIHEPIQEIKKIIEKLKKGHIREKIHENTYKLVKEYERRIYQKEEEIYRFEIVNSAIKNSQIYIPELSLKYLQLNSNIDMSYYLLIDKAVSTIFLLQNSMDTNFLSDLKIYYEILKNYNVEDNEKLQKFHETFLLHLGVILKNFEWYQKEFRKLINNKEDLNLLSKIRKNFIKESQKEVNEIITFNFGIGVIFLSVLIYLALLLVKLDISNETLKVLKEDLRQRLVTDDLTGLPNRKAFFERLEKYQKPTFVLVNIDNFKHINDLYGSAVGDQLLIELGRFIEEKSLKINAEVFRLGADDFGLLYEDRRKETKKIVEELIKDIENNTFLLKVKKRNRVILLEISINVSAGVSYMYPLLETADMVLKYAKLNRKKYLIYNRNMGLYKHIQRNLNLVDKVKYALQNDKVFLVYQPIIDNKTMNVVKYECLVRIKDQNGNIVYPGEFLSVARDSKYYEQITQRVINHAFNKFKDTTDLFSINLSAEDITDKEIRNYIYAMLDKYPEIAQRLTFEILESESINNYEEVKEFIKNVKAAGVKIAIDDFGSGYSNFARIVELDPDFIKIDGSLIKKLPYDIYVQVVVSTIVDFSRKLGIKTIAEFVYNEDVFSVVKSTDIDYSQGNYIGKPTEECCFPEKKS
- a CDS encoding cytochrome-c peroxidase; its protein translation is MKRILVISILLLKTVFAFEAVQPLPTTIKYDRAKAELGKILFHDPSLSKDGKVSCATCHDLYTKCGTDQKPVSTGFAGRKGTVNSPTVFNAVFNFRQFWNGRAADLREQLMGPITNPVEMNTTPEEIEKKLNNSQFYRKKFKEVYNTSRITFEQFAEAIVEFEKALITPNSKFDRYLQGLVRLSPEEEEGFKLFKKLGCISCHNGVNLGGNSFQKLGIVVPYNWKPTNPDRYQITKREEDKNVYKVPTLRNITCTYPYFHDGSVADLKKTISLMARYNLGIDITDEEIEKIIAFLETLKGELPPILTEERK
- the leuB gene encoding 3-isopropylmalate dehydrogenase encodes the protein MKKSCKITVLPGDGIGPEIMESAIEVLNAISKKYGINFEFHEALIGGAAIDATGNPLPEETLELAKKSDAVLLAAVGGEKWDNLPTDKRPEKGLLRIRKELDLFANLRPGKAYTALLDASPLKETLIKGVDLLVIRELTGGIYFGEPRGIEERNGEKVGYNTMIYYEHEIKRIAKLAFEMARMRRKKVTSVDKANVLEVSAVWREVVTEVHADYQDVELEHMYVDNCAMQLVRRPKDFDVIVTGNLFGDILSDEAGALTGSLGMLPSASIGERYALYEPVHGSAPDIAGQGIANPIAMILSAAMMLEITCKLPEAARDIEKAIDKVLEEGYRTGDIWAPGTKRVNTKEITQAIIQNL
- the nadC gene encoding carboxylating nicotinate-nucleotide diphosphorylase translates to MLDRLFVRKKIEEFLLEDIGYQDLTTDNLDVAKDVEAVLIAKDEGILAGVDIALEVFNVLDPDIKMEKYKNDGDKFQKGDQIIKLSGSGKSILKGERVFLNLVQKLSGIATTTNKYVQKLKGTSVKLLDTRKTTPGLRAFEKYAVRVGGGHNHRFALYDMVMIKDNHIALVGSIAEAVKQIKSKVSPMVKIEVEVSSLDEFKEALETEADIIMLDNMDIQQIKKAVEINQGRKKLEVSGNITLDNVEEYAKTGVDFISTGAVIHSSRWLDLSLKFK
- the hemJ gene encoding protoporphyrinogen oxidase HemJ — its product is MYLWIKALHLISVISWMAVLFYLPRLFVYHVENKDKKEFVSVVKVMEYKLFKYIGVPAFWGTVLTGIAMIAMNPEMFKTGGWIHLKLTAALLLIAYFIHLSFIRKKLENDECTKSGKFFRFYNEVPTILMIIIVIMAIVRPF